In the genome of Candidatus Poribacteria bacterium, the window GGATGTGGGCAGCCACAAGGGACTGCCCCTACAGGGAAAATCCCTTCAACCCAACTTACAATACTATCAAACTCAACTCGACACAGCACTAGGGCACTTACTGATTACACACGTCCAGAACCTGCAGAGAAGGCTTAGAACAATAAAATCTGTTACACAATCGGCATCGGACGAGTTCTGAAACTCATTTGGTGCCGGTTCTTTTTGCAGAGCACAATCTGTCTGGATTGTCATATAAATTGTTAGTTTGTGTAAGTAGAGCGAGCTGTGCTTGCGATACATTATCTACACGTATACAGGCAAGATCACACAAATGTCACCCCGCTGGGGTTCAAAATAAGAGATGCACCTTTTTCTACACAAATGCCGCCCCTCTGGGGCTGGATGTTTCGTTGATTCTGTTTCTACATAGATACTGAAGAACACCCAAGCAAATAAACCCTTCGGGACTAAAGAGGCTTTTGGGATATACACGGTTTGTGGATAGAACCCGGCACGGTTTCAAACCGTGCCTACCGGACTTGGGAGGAGAACTAAGCTATTACTTTTCTTAAATTGACACCTATGGTGAGGTTGGGAATGCAGATCGCATGAATCAGAATCAACGGTATGAAGTGCTTATGCACTTCCCCGGGTATGAAGGTTCTCCGTGTGGGCACCTACCAGAACTGAGAAAAATAGATATTACCGAATTAAATTCTGAAACTTCACACAACTTGTGCTACAATTAACTTTAAGTGATTTTTTTTAAAACCTTCGGATTAAACTCCGTAGGTTATTTTTTTGGAGCGAAAAAATGGATAGCAACAACACACATTCCCCCAACACAGCATCAGACTCTCGTCCGTCTGCCGTGAAGACGTTGCGCCGTTTTTTCTTTGTGGCGTGGCGAGTGAGTCCATTCGGAGCCATCGCACAGTCACTTTTGACGCTCACACACGGGTGTATCCCAATAGGGATTCTTTGGGCAAGCCGAGAACTGGTGAATCTCATCGCTGCTTTTCTCGATCAGGAAGCGGATTTGAGTTTAGAAACCGCAGCACCGTGGGTGTCGGCACTCGTGCTTTTGGCAATGCTCAGAAATATAGCCGATACTTGTGATGGATACCTGCAATGGAAAATGAAAAACCTTATCGGACTCCACCAGCAGGGAGCCTTACTTGAGGCGACAACCCATATCGACTTTTCTGTTTTTGATCAGCCACAGACGTATGATTTGATACAGCGGGCGCGACAAGCACTCGGGCATCGGCTCACGAATCTACTGCGCTTTCTCACGGAGATTGGACAAATCTGTGTGACACTGGTAGGATATGGGGTCCTCCTATGGGTAGCAGATCCACTGCTGGTACTCGTAGTGGTGTTACCCGCCTTTCCGTCTGCCTGGCTTAAAGTTAAGACAGCCGAAAGAAGGTACAGCCACGATTACGAAGCGACCCCCGTGCGCCGTATGATGGACTATATGCTGAGTTTATTGCTCGGATCTTCCTCTGGACAGGAAGTGAGGCTCTATGGTCTGTTCAATCTGCTTTTCGGACGCTGGCGAACAAACCATGAAAAATGGAAGAAAGAATCGCTTGCAAAGATTTGGACAGAAGCGAGGGCATCCATTGGGACAACCATCGCTGAAATCATCGCTTACGCTATAGCGATTGGTATACTCGCTGCGCGTATTGTAGATGGTCAGCTCACGATTGGCGACTATGTGATTCTTACTGGGACTGCTGCCGCCTTTCAAGGTAATCTGGAGGAATTGCTGTCCCTCATACAAAATATACTTGAAGATGTCCCCTTGCTTCGTGATTTACATTCCCTCTTAGAACGCGGAAAAACGGCGCGTACACAGTCAGGAACCGAGACATTCCCACAGCCGCTACAGTATGGCGTAGAAGTGCGTAATCTACGCTTCCAATATCCGGGTGCGACTGACGACGTGTTACAAGACATAAACTTCCACGTACGTCCCGGAGAGATCGTTAGTATCGTGGGTGTCAACGGTGCTGGAAAATCAACACTAATTAAACTGTTGCTCGGATTATACAAACCTGATGCTGGAACAATCCGCTATGACGAGAAAAATATCGCCGCAATTGCCCCGGAACAGATAGCCCTTAACTGTGCTGCCGTTTTCCAAGACTTCGCGCGGTTTCGTAGACCTGTGCGTGAGGAGTTGGTGCCAGGTCCCCCGAACCTCCATATTGACGACGAAGCACTCTGGCGCGTCATCAATGCGGTTGGTATCGAGGAACGTTTTCAGACGCTTCCGCGCGGCTTGGATACCTTCCTTGACCCTTCACTCGGCGAAGAAGGTGAAGGCGCGGAACTCTCTGGCGGCGAATGGCAAAAAGTTGCACTTGCGCGGGCTTTAGTTAGAAATCCCCAAATCCTCGTCCTTGACGAGCCGACCGCTGCCTTGGATCCACAAGCCGAAGTCGAACTTTATCAACGTTTTGTTGAACTTGCAGCTGGACGGATGACGTTCCTGATTTCACACCGAATCGGATCGGCGCGTCTCGCAAATCGTATCTTGGTATTAGATTCAGGACGTATTGTTGAAGACGGCACACATGAGGCGTTACTTGCCAGAGATGGACTCTACGCCAGATTTTTTCAAGCACAAGCACATTGGTATCGGTAGA includes:
- a CDS encoding ABC transporter ATP-binding protein, producing the protein MDSNNTHSPNTASDSRPSAVKTLRRFFFVAWRVSPFGAIAQSLLTLTHGCIPIGILWASRELVNLIAAFLDQEADLSLETAAPWVSALVLLAMLRNIADTCDGYLQWKMKNLIGLHQQGALLEATTHIDFSVFDQPQTYDLIQRARQALGHRLTNLLRFLTEIGQICVTLVGYGVLLWVADPLLVLVVVLPAFPSAWLKVKTAERRYSHDYEATPVRRMMDYMLSLLLGSSSGQEVRLYGLFNLLFGRWRTNHEKWKKESLAKIWTEARASIGTTIAEIIAYAIAIGILAARIVDGQLTIGDYVILTGTAAAFQGNLEELLSLIQNILEDVPLLRDLHSLLERGKTARTQSGTETFPQPLQYGVEVRNLRFQYPGATDDVLQDINFHVRPGEIVSIVGVNGAGKSTLIKLLLGLYKPDAGTIRYDEKNIAAIAPEQIALNCAAVFQDFARFRRPVREELVPGPPNLHIDDEALWRVINAVGIEERFQTLPRGLDTFLDPSLGEEGEGAELSGGEWQKVALARALVRNPQILVLDEPTAALDPQAEVELYQRFVELAAGRMTFLISHRIGSARLANRILVLDSGRIVEDGTHEALLARDGLYARFFQAQAHWYR